In Candidatus Lernaella stagnicola, one genomic interval encodes:
- a CDS encoding response regulator, with protein MKDGKHVVLCIDDDPDVLVVLRTILESAGYAMAEAPSAEEGLAVFKQEQPDLVIVDLMMEEVDAGKTLVQEIKALQGEVPIYMLSSVGDSLSQHVDFQELGLLGVFQKPIDPETLLATIKAKLN; from the coding sequence ATGAAAGACGGTAAACATGTAGTTCTTTGCATCGACGACGATCCCGATGTATTGGTCGTTCTGCGCACGATTCTGGAAAGCGCCGGTTACGCCATGGCGGAGGCTCCCAGCGCCGAAGAGGGACTTGCTGTCTTCAAGCAGGAACAGCCCGATTTGGTGATTGTTGACTTGATGATGGAAGAAGTGGACGCCGGGAAAACCTTGGTTCAAGAGATCAAGGCATTGCAAGGTGAAGTACCAATATATATGCTCAGTTCGGTCGGTGATTCACTATCGCAACATGTCGACTTCCAAGAACTGGGATTATTGGGTGTTTTTCAGAAACCGATCGATCCCGAAACCTTGCTCGCGACAATAAAAGCCAAATTAAACTAG
- the nuoF gene encoding NADH-quinone oxidoreductase subunit NuoF, whose product MLDPQLRTQIEEIIGRYPDGKSALMPALSLVQKSSAGFITDEDLAEVAKLIDVSVAEAFGVRTYYTMYNRKPVGTYHLQVDTNIPAMLMGAGKIVEHLQVALSIQVGETTDDGLFTLSVVEDLASCGTCPVIQVNDRYYENMTPEKTDRLLQSLREGVMPETVDEANFGTECNILLKHRGVADSAKIETYLADGGYQALAKALTMKPAEVSAEVMKSTIRGRGGAGFPMGLKWSFLPKNVDKPVYLICNADEGEPGTFKDRQIMEYDPHLLIEGMTIAGFAIGSKLGFIYIRGEFEWIADILNVALDEARAQGKLGADILGSGFDFDIIVHLGAGAYVCGEETALIESLEGKRGNPRLKPPFPAVEGLYGCPTIVNNVETLANVPFIVDQGADAYLAIGENANNFGPKIYGISGHVNKPGTYEYPLGTSLDTLLEAAGGVGGKMKAVIVGGLSVPILTPEEAKGLSMDYDTCIKKGTMLGSGGIIVMNDTANIPEVALRTIEFYAHESCGQCIPCRKGSHAIKMLLRRMVKGDGKPEDIDTILRICATVKGATLCPTGDAFAMPIEAMITKFRSEFEALVS is encoded by the coding sequence ATGCTAGACCCACAACTTCGCACTCAAATCGAAGAAATCATTGGCCGTTACCCCGACGGCAAGTCGGCGCTGATGCCGGCCTTGTCGCTGGTGCAAAAGAGTTCGGCGGGTTTCATCACCGACGAGGATCTCGCTGAAGTGGCCAAGCTCATCGACGTCTCGGTGGCCGAAGCCTTCGGCGTGCGCACCTACTACACGATGTACAACCGCAAGCCGGTCGGTACGTACCATCTGCAAGTCGACACGAACATCCCGGCCATGCTGATGGGCGCGGGCAAAATCGTCGAGCATTTGCAGGTGGCCTTGTCCATCCAGGTAGGCGAAACGACCGACGACGGCTTGTTCACCCTCAGTGTTGTCGAGGACCTGGCTTCCTGCGGCACCTGTCCGGTGATTCAGGTTAACGACCGCTACTACGAGAACATGACGCCGGAAAAGACCGACCGCTTGCTGCAAAGCCTGCGCGAGGGCGTGATGCCCGAGACGGTCGACGAAGCGAATTTCGGTACCGAATGCAACATTCTGCTGAAACATCGCGGCGTGGCCGATTCGGCAAAGATCGAAACCTACCTGGCCGACGGCGGTTACCAAGCGCTGGCCAAGGCGTTGACGATGAAACCGGCCGAGGTATCCGCCGAAGTCATGAAGTCCACGATTCGCGGACGCGGCGGCGCCGGGTTCCCGATGGGCCTCAAGTGGAGCTTCCTGCCCAAGAACGTCGACAAGCCGGTGTATTTGATCTGCAACGCGGACGAGGGCGAGCCGGGCACGTTCAAAGATCGTCAGATCATGGAGTACGATCCGCATTTGCTGATCGAGGGCATGACGATTGCCGGTTTCGCCATCGGCTCGAAGTTGGGTTTCATTTACATCCGCGGCGAGTTCGAATGGATCGCGGATATCCTCAACGTCGCGCTGGACGAAGCGCGGGCTCAAGGCAAACTGGGAGCCGACATCCTCGGCAGCGGCTTTGATTTCGACATCATCGTGCACTTGGGGGCCGGCGCCTACGTCTGCGGCGAAGAAACCGCGCTGATCGAATCGCTCGAAGGCAAACGCGGCAACCCGCGACTCAAACCGCCGTTCCCCGCCGTCGAAGGCTTGTACGGTTGTCCGACCATCGTCAACAACGTCGAGACACTGGCCAATGTGCCCTTCATCGTGGATCAAGGCGCGGACGCCTACCTCGCCATCGGCGAGAACGCCAACAACTTCGGGCCGAAAATCTACGGCATCTCCGGCCACGTGAACAAACCCGGTACCTACGAATACCCGCTGGGCACGTCGTTGGATACGTTGTTGGAGGCCGCCGGCGGCGTCGGCGGAAAAATGAAAGCGGTGATCGTGGGTGGGCTCTCGGTGCCGATTCTGACGCCCGAGGAAGCCAAGGGTCTGAGCATGGATTACGACACGTGCATCAAAAAAGGCACGATGCTCGGCTCGGGCGGAATCATCGTCATGAACGATACCGCCAACATCCCCGAAGTGGCCCTGCGGACGATCGAGTTCTACGCGCATGAATCGTGCGGCCAATGCATACCGTGCCGCAAGGGATCGCACGCGATCAAGATGCTGCTGCGTCGCATGGTTAAAGGCGACGGCAAACCCGAAGACATCGACACGATTTTGCGCATTTGCGCCACCGTGAAGGGCGCCACGCTATGCCCTACCGGCGACGCGTTCGCCATGCCGATCGAGGCGATGATCACGAAGTTCCGCAGTGAGTTTGAGGCGCTGGTGTCCTAG
- the fdhF gene encoding formate dehydrogenase subunit alpha yields the protein MVGPHRFQPQRRNGGTVHITIDGQQIEAQPGQTVLEAARAAGIYIPALCWHAKTGKAGRCRACVVEVEGRLKESCALPVKEGLVVSNNSAKVLATRRMVVELLLAEGHHNCISCEANGACELQDMAYSLGIERPVFQIDAAPAPKDETSEGIIRDENKCIHCGRCVQACQTVVVNQVLGFGFRGNEAKVVCDADVPMGDSTCVQCGECVQVCPVGALTLKQIAGKMRTWETEKTKVTCPYCGVGCQIDFHTKDDRYAFAMAHEGDWEQQPNKGMLCVKGRFGLDFVDSDQRLTTPLIRKNGVLEEASWDEALRFVADRLGAVKTEHGPDAIGFFASAKVTNEENYQLQRFARAVIGTNNVDHCARLUHSSTVAGLATTLGSGAMTNSMAEVFTSNVVLAIGTNTTWNHPVFGAMLKQAVKFGGTKLIVCDPRRTDLVDFADVWLQHKNGSDVALLCGLQHIILREGWAADDYIATRTEGLEEYQKSLEFFTPEKVAELTGISPDDLFAAAKLYATGGRGALYYCMGITQHSHGVDNVKSCVNTQLITGNLGFEGGGVNPLRGQNNVQGACDMGGLPNVFTGYQPVNNPDAIKKFSEYWGAELNPNVGQTLTMMIPACGDSIRALFIMGENPMVSDPNLNHVKECLEKLDLLIVQDIVHTETTAMADVVLPAVSFAEKQGTTTNTERRVQLSNVALTPRGITKTDYEIIADLAALFGQEFARTPEAIFREITDLTPSYAGLTYERIKNVGIQWPCPNAEHPGTKFLHKDKFVRGLGVLTPMTYKPPAEETDAEWDMVLSTGRILQHFHTGSMSRRSEILNALVSAGHVELHPVDAEKHGIKDGEMVQITTRRGSITTQAKIVDRVAVGSIFVPFHFAEAAANMLTNDALDPVAKIPEYKVAAARIARVSNQEGQSC from the coding sequence ATGGTTGGGCCCCATAGATTCCAACCGCAGCGACGAAACGGAGGTACCGTGCACATCACGATTGACGGACAACAAATTGAGGCGCAGCCCGGACAGACCGTGCTGGAAGCGGCCCGGGCCGCAGGGATTTACATTCCCGCCTTGTGCTGGCACGCCAAAACCGGCAAAGCCGGTCGCTGCCGCGCGTGCGTGGTAGAGGTCGAAGGCAGGCTCAAGGAAAGTTGCGCTTTGCCGGTCAAAGAAGGGTTGGTCGTATCTAACAATTCGGCCAAAGTCCTCGCGACACGCCGCATGGTGGTCGAGTTGCTGCTGGCTGAAGGGCACCACAATTGCATTTCGTGCGAGGCCAACGGCGCGTGCGAACTGCAGGACATGGCTTACAGCCTGGGTATCGAACGGCCGGTGTTTCAGATCGACGCCGCGCCGGCGCCTAAGGATGAAACCTCCGAAGGCATCATCCGCGATGAGAACAAATGCATCCATTGCGGGCGCTGCGTGCAGGCCTGTCAGACCGTCGTGGTAAACCAGGTCCTGGGTTTCGGCTTTCGCGGCAACGAGGCCAAGGTCGTTTGTGACGCGGATGTCCCCATGGGCGATTCAACCTGCGTGCAATGCGGCGAATGCGTCCAGGTTTGCCCGGTCGGCGCGCTGACTCTCAAGCAGATCGCCGGCAAGATGCGCACCTGGGAAACGGAAAAGACCAAGGTCACGTGCCCCTATTGCGGCGTCGGCTGCCAGATCGACTTTCACACCAAGGACGATCGTTACGCTTTCGCGATGGCGCACGAGGGCGACTGGGAACAGCAACCCAACAAGGGCATGCTTTGCGTCAAGGGCCGCTTCGGCTTGGATTTCGTCGATTCCGACCAACGCCTGACCACGCCGCTGATTCGCAAGAACGGCGTGCTGGAAGAGGCGAGTTGGGACGAGGCGCTGCGCTTCGTCGCCGACCGGTTGGGCGCGGTAAAAACCGAGCACGGTCCGGATGCGATCGGCTTTTTCGCTTCGGCGAAAGTGACCAACGAAGAGAACTACCAACTGCAACGATTCGCAAGGGCGGTGATCGGGACCAACAATGTCGATCACTGCGCTCGACTTTGACACAGCTCCACCGTGGCCGGTCTGGCCACAACGCTGGGTTCAGGCGCCATGACCAACAGCATGGCTGAAGTGTTCACCTCCAACGTCGTACTGGCCATCGGTACCAACACGACCTGGAACCATCCGGTTTTCGGAGCCATGCTCAAGCAGGCCGTGAAATTCGGCGGAACCAAGTTGATCGTCTGCGATCCGCGGCGCACCGACCTGGTCGATTTCGCCGATGTCTGGCTGCAGCATAAAAACGGCTCCGACGTCGCGCTGTTGTGCGGCCTGCAGCACATCATCCTGCGCGAGGGATGGGCCGCCGACGATTACATCGCCACGCGCACCGAAGGCCTCGAGGAATACCAAAAGAGCCTCGAATTCTTCACGCCGGAAAAAGTCGCCGAGCTCACCGGCATTTCGCCTGACGATCTGTTTGCGGCCGCCAAGCTCTACGCAACCGGCGGGCGCGGCGCGCTCTACTATTGCATGGGCATCACGCAGCACAGCCACGGCGTGGACAACGTCAAGTCGTGCGTCAACACGCAGCTCATCACCGGCAACCTCGGTTTCGAGGGCGGCGGCGTGAATCCCCTGCGTGGTCAGAACAATGTGCAGGGCGCCTGCGACATGGGCGGCCTGCCCAACGTGTTTACCGGCTACCAGCCCGTAAACAATCCGGACGCGATCAAAAAATTCAGCGAGTACTGGGGTGCCGAACTCAACCCCAACGTAGGCCAAACCCTGACGATGATGATTCCGGCCTGCGGCGATTCGATCCGGGCGCTCTTCATCATGGGCGAGAACCCGATGGTGTCAGACCCGAATCTAAACCACGTGAAGGAATGCCTCGAAAAACTCGATCTGTTGATCGTGCAGGATATCGTGCACACCGAAACCACCGCGATGGCCGACGTCGTGTTGCCTGCGGTTTCGTTCGCCGAAAAGCAAGGCACGACCACCAACACCGAGCGGCGCGTGCAACTGAGCAACGTCGCCCTAACCCCGCGCGGCATCACCAAGACCGACTATGAGATCATCGCCGATCTGGCCGCCTTGTTCGGTCAAGAGTTTGCCCGCACGCCCGAGGCGATCTTCCGGGAAATCACCGACCTGACGCCGTCCTACGCCGGGTTGACCTACGAACGGATCAAGAACGTGGGCATCCAATGGCCCTGCCCGAACGCCGAGCATCCCGGCACGAAATTCCTGCACAAGGATAAGTTCGTGCGCGGCCTCGGCGTGCTCACCCCCATGACCTACAAACCGCCGGCCGAAGAGACCGATGCGGAATGGGATATGGTGCTGAGCACCGGCCGCATCCTGCAGCACTTCCACACCGGCAGCATGTCGCGGCGTTCGGAAATCCTCAACGCCTTGGTGTCGGCGGGCCACGTGGAATTGCATCCGGTCGATGCGGAAAAACACGGCATCAAAGACGGCGAAATGGTGCAAATCACCACGCGGCGTGGCTCCATCACAACGCAAGCCAAGATCGTTGATCGCGTGGCGGTGGGTTCGATTTTCGTTCCCTTCCACTTCGCGGAAGCCGCCGCTAACATGCTGACCAACGACGCCCTGGACCCGGTGGCCAAAATCCCGGAATACAAAGTCGCTGCGGCGCGTATTGCTCGGGTGAGCAACCAGGAGGGGCAATCATGCTAG
- a CDS encoding formate/nitrite transporter family protein — NNLIVMAVASKKLPVSKLMRNWVIVYVGNLVGSVVTAYLMYMTRTWETGAGGALGITALNIAGGKAGLTFTVALTRGIFCNALVCLAVWLCFSARSVEGKILAILFPIAAFVAAGFEHCVANMYFIPAGLFIKMGASAEYLAGAKSSALASLTWGNFFIGNLLPVTIGNIIGGSGFVGAVYWIVYRRKEKK, encoded by the coding sequence AACAACTTGATCGTGATGGCCGTGGCCAGCAAGAAACTGCCAGTCTCCAAGTTGATGCGTAATTGGGTCATTGTGTATGTCGGCAATTTGGTCGGTTCGGTCGTTACGGCTTACTTGATGTATATGACCCGTACGTGGGAAACCGGCGCCGGCGGCGCGTTGGGCATTACGGCCCTGAACATCGCCGGAGGCAAAGCGGGCCTGACGTTCACCGTCGCCCTCACCCGCGGTATCTTCTGCAACGCGTTGGTCTGCTTGGCCGTGTGGCTTTGCTTCTCGGCGCGCAGCGTCGAAGGTAAAATCCTGGCCATCCTGTTCCCGATCGCCGCATTCGTCGCGGCCGGTTTTGAGCACTGCGTGGCCAACATGTATTTCATTCCGGCCGGCCTGTTCATCAAAATGGGCGCGTCCGCTGAATACCTGGCCGGAGCCAAAAGCAGCGCACTCGCCAGCCTTACCTGGGGCAATTTCTTCATCGGCAACCTGTTGCCGGTGACCATCGGTAACATTATCGGTGGCTCGGGTTTCGTCGGCGCCGTGTACTGGATCGTTTATCGGCGAAAAGAGAAAAAATAG